From Microbacterium pseudoresistens, the proteins below share one genomic window:
- a CDS encoding Lrp/AsnC family transcriptional regulator: protein MSALDRTDLDLLDALASEPRATVVALAEKLGLSRNTVQARMTRLEQTGVFLPYERAFSPAVLGFPLQAFVNIGLRQTELPRIISELARVPEVVQAHGLSGSVDILARVACRDARHLFDTDARILSIEGVERTETSLAMGEVIPFRVAGLMGLARREG from the coding sequence ATGTCAGCACTCGATCGCACCGATCTGGACCTCCTTGACGCTCTCGCCTCGGAGCCCCGCGCGACCGTCGTCGCCCTGGCGGAGAAGCTCGGACTCTCCCGCAACACAGTCCAGGCGCGCATGACGCGTCTGGAGCAGACCGGCGTGTTCCTGCCCTATGAGCGGGCCTTCTCCCCCGCGGTGCTCGGATTCCCATTGCAGGCGTTCGTGAACATCGGCCTCCGCCAGACCGAGTTGCCCCGCATCATCTCCGAGCTCGCCCGCGTGCCCGAGGTCGTGCAGGCGCACGGCCTGAGCGGATCGGTCGATATCCTCGCGCGGGTCGCCTGCCGTGATGCGCGCCACCTGTTCGACACGGACGCTCGCATCCTCTCCATCGAGGGGGTCGAGCGCACCGAGACCTCCCTCGCGATGGGCGAGGTGATCCCGTTCCGGGTCGCGGGACTCATGGGACTTGCCCGCCGGGAGGGCTGA
- a CDS encoding 3'-5' exonuclease: MDDRSDPPAWLSRIGVFDLETTGIDVSTDRIVSAHVGVLDSHGHEIASRSWIADPGVPIPAGAAAIHGITTERARREGDPAAQVVSQIATALQSLLVQGVPLVAYNASYDLSLLRHECLRHGIAPLDDPRPVIDPLVIDKAVDRYRRGKRTLEVVCEHYGVVLDGAHDASADAVAAGRVAQAIAARYALPPSAAELHTRQIGWARDQAESLTEYFIGIGRLDPEDALDGAWPLRGAVG; this comes from the coding sequence ATGGACGACCGCAGCGATCCCCCGGCCTGGCTCTCGCGCATCGGGGTCTTCGACCTCGAGACGACCGGGATCGATGTGAGCACCGATCGCATCGTCTCCGCCCATGTGGGCGTGCTCGATTCGCACGGCCACGAGATCGCCTCTCGCAGCTGGATCGCCGACCCGGGAGTTCCCATCCCGGCGGGAGCCGCCGCCATCCACGGCATCACCACCGAGCGCGCGCGACGCGAGGGAGACCCCGCCGCGCAGGTGGTCTCCCAGATTGCGACAGCACTGCAGTCGCTACTCGTCCAGGGCGTGCCCCTCGTCGCGTACAACGCGTCCTACGACCTCTCCCTCCTCCGGCACGAGTGCCTGCGGCACGGGATCGCCCCGCTCGACGATCCCCGTCCCGTCATCGATCCGCTCGTGATCGACAAGGCCGTCGACCGGTACCGACGCGGCAAGCGCACGCTCGAGGTGGTGTGCGAGCACTACGGCGTGGTGCTCGACGGCGCGCACGACGCCTCGGCCGACGCCGTGGCAGCCGGGCGCGTGGCGCAGGCCATCGCCGCGCGATACGCCCTACCGCCGTCGGCCGCCGAACTGCACACGCGCCAGATCGGATGGGCGAGGGATCAGGCCGAGAGCCTCACCGAGTACTTCATCGGCATCGGGCGGCTGGATCCCGAAGACGCCCTCGACGGTGCCTGGCCGCTGCGCGGCGCCGTCGGCTGA
- the serB gene encoding phosphoserine phosphatase SerB has translation MTTARFLVVLDADSTLLQDEVIELIADEAGRRAEVQAATEAAMRGEVDFAMSLRSRVRALTGVPLGALDHVRSRVRATAGVGELTAAVHERGGVVGVVSGGFHEVLDEIAPALGVDRWRANRLAVTAGGALAGEVDGDIVDAEAKASTLLAWADELGVPATRTIAIGDGANDLRMMAVAGLGLAFNAKPAVRQRADLVIGAVDLAQVIPLLP, from the coding sequence GTGACCACCGCGCGCTTCCTCGTCGTCCTCGATGCCGACTCCACCCTGCTGCAGGACGAGGTGATCGAGCTGATCGCCGATGAGGCGGGGCGTCGCGCCGAGGTGCAGGCGGCGACCGAGGCCGCCATGCGCGGCGAGGTGGACTTCGCCATGAGCCTGCGCTCACGGGTGAGAGCCCTGACAGGAGTGCCGCTGGGCGCGCTCGACCACGTGCGCTCGCGGGTGCGCGCGACGGCGGGAGTCGGAGAGCTCACGGCCGCCGTGCACGAGCGGGGCGGTGTCGTCGGTGTCGTCTCCGGCGGCTTCCACGAGGTGCTCGACGAGATCGCCCCGGCGCTCGGCGTCGACCGCTGGCGCGCCAACCGGCTCGCCGTGACCGCAGGCGGGGCGCTTGCGGGCGAGGTCGACGGCGACATCGTCGACGCCGAGGCGAAGGCGTCGACGCTGCTCGCCTGGGCCGATGAGCTCGGGGTGCCCGCCACGCGCACGATCGCGATCGGCGACGGGGCGAACGATCTGCGGATGATGGCGGTCGCGGGCCTCGGGCTCGCCTTCAACGCGAAGCCCGCCGTGCGGCAGCGGGCCGACCTCGTCATCGGCGCGGTCGACCTCGCCCAGGTGATCCCGCTGCTGCCCTGA
- a CDS encoding glucose-1-phosphate adenylyltransferase, protein MSAPKKVFGIILAGGEGKRLMPLTADRAKPAVPFGGQYRLIDFAISNLINSGLQQIVVLTQYKSHSLDRHISQTWRMSALLDSYVTSVPAQQRLGKRWFSGSADAILQSLNLVNDEKPDIVVVIGADHVYRMDFRQMLDAHVASGARATVAGIRQPLAMASQFGVIDVAADGSGRINEFLEKPTDPSGLPDAPHEVLASMGNYIFDADALIAAVEADGEDPTSNHDMGGDIVPYFVERGEAGFYDMKQNEVPGSSPRDRSYWRDVGTIDSFFDAHRDLISTLPVFNLYNMEWPIHSQAVNSPPAKFVRDSVGRIGNAIDSIVSLGSVLSGTHLERSVVGPWTLAGGGSTITDSVLFDGVRVGQGARVHHAILDKNVVLADGATVGVDRERDVERGFTVTDSGITVVGKGVQIER, encoded by the coding sequence ATGTCGGCACCTAAGAAGGTCTTCGGGATCATCCTCGCCGGAGGCGAAGGCAAGCGTCTGATGCCCCTGACGGCCGACCGAGCGAAACCCGCGGTGCCCTTCGGCGGGCAGTACCGACTGATCGATTTCGCGATCTCGAACCTCATCAACTCCGGTCTGCAGCAGATCGTCGTGCTCACGCAGTACAAGTCCCACAGCCTCGACCGGCACATCTCGCAGACCTGGCGGATGTCGGCGCTGCTCGACTCGTACGTCACCTCGGTGCCCGCGCAGCAGCGGCTCGGCAAGCGATGGTTCTCGGGCTCGGCGGATGCCATTCTGCAGAGCCTGAACCTCGTCAACGACGAGAAGCCCGACATCGTGGTCGTCATCGGCGCCGACCACGTCTACCGGATGGACTTCCGGCAGATGCTCGACGCGCACGTCGCCTCGGGCGCCAGGGCGACGGTGGCCGGCATCCGGCAGCCGCTGGCCATGGCCTCGCAGTTCGGGGTGATCGACGTCGCCGCTGATGGATCGGGTCGCATCAACGAGTTCCTCGAGAAGCCCACCGATCCGTCGGGCCTGCCCGATGCGCCACACGAGGTGCTCGCCTCGATGGGCAACTACATCTTCGACGCGGATGCGCTCATCGCCGCCGTCGAGGCCGACGGAGAGGATCCCACCTCGAATCACGACATGGGCGGCGACATCGTGCCGTACTTCGTCGAGCGCGGCGAGGCGGGCTTCTACGACATGAAGCAGAACGAGGTGCCCGGTTCCTCCCCCCGCGATCGCTCCTACTGGCGCGATGTGGGCACCATCGACTCGTTCTTCGACGCGCATCGCGATCTCATCTCGACGCTGCCCGTGTTCAACCTCTACAACATGGAGTGGCCGATCCACTCGCAGGCCGTCAACTCGCCGCCCGCGAAGTTCGTCCGTGACTCCGTGGGGCGCATCGGCAACGCGATCGACTCGATCGTCTCGCTAGGCTCGGTGCTCTCCGGCACGCACCTGGAGCGCAGCGTGGTGGGGCCGTGGACGCTGGCGGGGGGCGGGTCGACGATCACCGATTCCGTGCTGTTCGACGGTGTGCGCGTGGGTCAGGGCGCCCGCGTCCATCATGCGATCCTCGACAAGAACGTCGTGCTCGCCGACGGCGCGACCGTCGGGGTGGATCGCGAGCGCGACGTGGAGCGCGGGTTCACCGTGACCGACTCCGGCATCACCGTCGTGGGCAAGGGCGTGCAGATCGAGCGGTGA
- a CDS encoding DUF3099 domain-containing protein encodes MKRTPDAAAVTSLPRAPQDEAQSRVRHYIVTMGIRVVCFILMVTIQPYGWYTWVFGIAAAVLPYIAVVFANAGDDSVEVPVESPVQELTGARPAEPSAAKASDAVITIQETPAPSRVEHPGAETAS; translated from the coding sequence GTGAAAAGGACTCCCGACGCCGCCGCCGTCACCTCGCTCCCTCGCGCTCCGCAGGACGAGGCGCAGTCGCGCGTGCGTCACTACATCGTCACGATGGGGATCCGCGTCGTCTGCTTCATCCTCATGGTCACGATCCAGCCATACGGCTGGTACACGTGGGTGTTCGGCATCGCCGCGGCCGTCCTCCCGTACATCGCGGTGGTGTTCGCCAACGCGGGCGACGACTCCGTCGAGGTCCCCGTCGAATCCCCCGTGCAGGAGCTCACCGGTGCGCGTCCCGCGGAGCCATCGGCGGCGAAGGCTTCCGATGCGGTGATCACGATCCAGGAGACCCCGGCACCATCGCGCGTCGAGCATCCGGGCGCCGAGACCGCATCGTGA
- a CDS encoding alpha/beta fold hydrolase: protein MTVPSPYDSRLRTIPVTRGEVPVLGGSTAYWTYGPEDASHTIVAVHGFRGEHHGLEPVVAYLPGIRVIMPDLPGFGETAPLPGHTHDLAAYAAWLTEFVTAVAPGAVILGHSFGSIVTAAAVADGLPTPRLILINPIGAPALEGPKGVMTRLAVLYYALGARLPETWGTALLRHPAIVRVMSETMAKTRDRDLRRFVHAQHDEYFSRFTDRSTLRDAFLTSVSHDVRDSAPRIAVPTLIVAAQRDDITPIEEVRKLADMFADAELVEIAQVGHLIHYETPAEAAGAIRRFLSPPGGQVP from the coding sequence GTGACCGTTCCCTCTCCGTACGACTCCCGGCTCCGTACGATCCCGGTCACCCGCGGAGAGGTGCCGGTGCTCGGCGGCTCGACCGCCTACTGGACGTACGGGCCGGAGGATGCGTCGCACACCATCGTCGCCGTGCACGGCTTCCGCGGCGAGCATCACGGTCTCGAGCCGGTCGTCGCCTACCTGCCCGGCATCCGGGTGATCATGCCCGACCTCCCTGGATTCGGCGAGACGGCGCCGCTGCCCGGCCACACGCACGACCTCGCCGCGTACGCCGCGTGGCTCACGGAGTTCGTCACGGCCGTCGCGCCCGGCGCCGTGATCCTCGGGCACTCCTTCGGCTCTATCGTGACAGCCGCGGCCGTCGCCGATGGACTTCCGACGCCACGACTGATCCTCATCAACCCCATCGGCGCGCCCGCGCTGGAGGGCCCTAAGGGAGTGATGACCCGGCTCGCGGTCCTCTACTACGCTCTGGGGGCGCGCCTGCCCGAGACGTGGGGAACGGCGCTGCTGCGACATCCCGCCATCGTGCGCGTCATGAGCGAGACGATGGCCAAGACGCGCGACCGGGATCTGCGCCGTTTCGTGCACGCGCAGCACGACGAGTACTTCTCGCGCTTCACCGATCGCTCCACGTTGCGCGACGCGTTCCTCACCAGCGTGTCGCACGACGTTCGCGACTCCGCTCCGCGGATCGCGGTGCCGACCCTGATCGTGGCGGCCCAGCGCGATGACATCACCCCCATCGAGGAGGTCCGGAAACTGGCCGACATGTTCGCCGACGCCGAACTCGTGGAGATCGCGCAGGTGGGGCATCTGATCCACTACGAGACCCCCGCGGAGGCGGCCGGCGCCATCCGACGCTTCCTCAGCCCTCCCGGCGGGCAAGTCCCATGA
- a CDS encoding alpha/beta fold hydrolase, whose amino-acid sequence MDIILVPGLWLDAASWNPIIPALESAGHRPHALTMPGVGASGAESAGIGLGDWVAATVAGIDAAEGPVVLVGHSGGGNVVWAAADARPDRVARVIFVDTAPPADGFGISEFEIVDGVVPFPGWDFFDDGDVSDLTAEIRRRTETLVSSVPARVPTDPVSLRDERRYAIPVTMLMGGMSEQEFEEEVAGWGSAEDEYRSIKDAEIITIGSGHWPQFSVPDRLAELIVDAIR is encoded by the coding sequence ATGGACATCATTCTCGTACCGGGACTCTGGCTCGACGCCGCCTCGTGGAACCCGATCATCCCCGCCCTCGAGTCCGCGGGGCACCGCCCGCACGCCTTGACGATGCCGGGAGTCGGCGCGTCGGGAGCCGAGTCCGCGGGGATCGGCCTCGGCGACTGGGTCGCGGCGACGGTCGCCGGGATCGACGCCGCCGAGGGGCCGGTCGTGCTCGTGGGTCACTCGGGCGGCGGCAACGTCGTCTGGGCCGCCGCCGACGCGCGCCCGGACCGCGTTGCGCGCGTGATCTTCGTCGACACGGCACCGCCCGCCGATGGTTTCGGGATCTCCGAGTTCGAGATCGTCGACGGGGTCGTCCCCTTTCCCGGCTGGGACTTCTTCGACGACGGGGACGTCAGCGACCTCACCGCCGAGATCCGCCGGCGCACCGAGACTCTGGTGAGCAGCGTGCCCGCACGAGTGCCGACCGACCCGGTCTCTCTCCGTGACGAGCGCCGCTACGCGATCCCCGTGACGATGCTCATGGGCGGGATGTCGGAACAGGAGTTCGAGGAAGAAGTCGCGGGGTGGGGCTCTGCGGAAGACGAGTACCGTTCCATCAAGGATGCGGAGATCATCACCATCGGCTCCGGACACTGGCCCCAGTTCTCCGTGCCCGACCGCCTCGCCGAGCTGATCGTCGACGCGATCCGCTGA
- a CDS encoding beta-ketoacyl-ACP reductase has protein sequence MTDRVVLVTGGNRGIGRAIAERFVDDGYRVAVTARSGEGPEGTLTVRADVTDSAGLDAAFTEVEQKLGPVEVVVANAGITKDTLLLRMTEDDFDSVVATNLGGTFRVVKRASKGMLRARFGRVILISSVVGLLGSAGQINYSASKSALVGFARSLTRELGSRGITANVVAPGFIETDMTAELPEDTQKQYKASIPAGRFATADEVAGVVTWLASDDAAYISGAVIPVDGGLGMGH, from the coding sequence ATGACTGATCGCGTCGTACTCGTGACCGGTGGCAATCGCGGCATCGGCCGCGCGATCGCGGAGCGCTTCGTCGACGACGGATACCGGGTCGCCGTCACCGCGCGCAGCGGCGAGGGTCCGGAGGGCACGCTCACCGTGCGTGCAGACGTCACCGACTCCGCCGGGTTGGACGCGGCGTTCACCGAGGTGGAGCAGAAGCTCGGGCCCGTCGAGGTCGTCGTCGCGAACGCCGGGATCACGAAGGACACTCTGCTGCTGCGGATGACCGAGGACGACTTCGACAGCGTCGTCGCCACCAACCTGGGCGGCACGTTCCGCGTCGTCAAGCGCGCCTCGAAGGGGATGCTCCGCGCCCGGTTCGGCCGCGTCATCCTCATCTCCAGCGTCGTGGGCCTGCTGGGTTCGGCCGGGCAGATCAACTACTCCGCGTCCAAGAGCGCCCTGGTCGGCTTCGCCCGCTCGCTCACCCGCGAACTCGGATCGCGCGGCATCACCGCGAACGTCGTCGCTCCCGGCTTCATCGAGACCGACATGACCGCCGAGCTTCCCGAAGACACGCAGAAGCAGTACAAGGCGAGCATCCCTGCCGGCCGATTCGCCACGGCCGATGAGGTCGCCGGGGTCGTGACATGGCTGGCATCCGATGACGCCGCCTACATCTCCGGTGCCGTCATCCCGGTCGACGGCGGTCTCGGCATGGGGCACTGA
- a CDS encoding type B 50S ribosomal protein L31, whose amino-acid sequence MKTDIHPDYQAVVFRDLGSGETFLTRSTVTSDKTIELDGVEYPVIDVEISSASHPFYTGKQRIMDSAGRVEKFNQRFKNFGK is encoded by the coding sequence ATGAAGACTGACATTCACCCCGACTACCAGGCCGTCGTTTTCCGTGACCTCGGCTCGGGCGAGACGTTCCTCACCCGTTCGACCGTCACCAGCGACAAGACGATCGAGCTGGACGGCGTGGAGTACCCCGTCATCGACGTCGAGATCTCCTCGGCCTCGCACCCGTTCTACACGGGCAAGCAGCGCATCATGGACTCGGCCGGTCGCGTCGAGAAGTTCAACCAGCGCTTCAAGAACTTCGGCAAGTAA
- a CDS encoding ABC transporter ATP-binding protein: MPGVLEFSDVVVRRDGRNIVDHVTWSVAADERWVVLGPNGAGKTTVLQLADTLMHPTTGSVEILGERLGRTDVFELRPRIGFASSSMARRIPAEETVLDTVMTAAYSVMGRWNESYESIDERRAKRVLDQWKLGHLADRLFGTLSDGEQKRVQIARAVMTDPELLLLDEPSASLDLGSREELLALLGGYAQSPTTPAMIMVTHHVEEIPRGFTHVLLLREGAIVAAGPIAEALTAENLGQTFGMPITLDHVDGRYAARAAS; encoded by the coding sequence ATGCCTGGCGTCCTCGAGTTCTCGGATGTCGTCGTGCGTCGCGACGGCCGCAACATCGTCGATCACGTGACCTGGTCGGTCGCCGCGGATGAGCGCTGGGTGGTGCTCGGCCCCAATGGCGCAGGCAAGACGACGGTGCTCCAGCTCGCCGACACGCTCATGCACCCGACCACGGGCTCGGTCGAGATCCTCGGCGAGCGGCTCGGTCGCACCGACGTCTTCGAGCTGCGCCCGCGCATCGGTTTCGCCTCGTCGTCGATGGCGCGCCGCATCCCCGCGGAGGAGACGGTGCTCGACACCGTGATGACGGCGGCGTACTCGGTCATGGGTCGCTGGAACGAGTCCTACGAGAGCATAGACGAGCGCCGCGCGAAGCGCGTGCTCGACCAGTGGAAGCTCGGGCACCTGGCTGACCGCTTGTTCGGCACGCTCAGCGACGGCGAGCAGAAGCGGGTGCAGATCGCCCGCGCCGTGATGACCGATCCGGAGCTTCTGCTGCTCGACGAGCCGTCGGCGAGCCTCGATCTGGGTTCGCGCGAAGAGCTTCTTGCCCTTCTGGGCGGCTACGCGCAGTCGCCGACCACACCGGCGATGATCATGGTCACGCACCACGTCGAGGAGATCCCGCGGGGCTTCACGCACGTGCTGCTGCTGCGCGAGGGAGCCATCGTCGCCGCGGGCCCGATCGCCGAGGCGCTGACCGCCGAGAATCTCGGTCAGACGTTCGGGATGCCCATCACGCTGGATCACGTCGACGGCCGCTACGCCGCGCGTGCCGCGAGCTGA
- a CDS encoding DUF4190 domain-containing protein, translated as MSDDNAAARPDETQPYPSPYGGYPGAPAPRPAPPAAQPYPPAQPYPGAASSPAQPSPSAPSYPGAPPQPAAQPYAPPQPYAAAPPATPVQPYAPHYPYASAPYAALQSTSGLAVTSLVCGIGGLALIWIVVPLLASIAAVITGHMALSRLKTTPHIGGRGMAITGLILGYVGVAGLAFIVIGWLVSVLFLGAFAATMR; from the coding sequence ATGAGCGACGACAACGCGGCCGCGCGGCCGGATGAGACTCAGCCGTACCCGTCGCCGTACGGCGGCTACCCGGGGGCGCCCGCCCCGCGGCCAGCGCCCCCTGCAGCACAGCCGTATCCGCCTGCGCAGCCCTACCCCGGCGCCGCGTCATCACCTGCCCAGCCCTCTCCGAGCGCCCCGTCGTACCCCGGCGCCCCGCCGCAGCCCGCTGCGCAACCGTATGCCCCACCGCAGCCGTATGCGGCTGCACCGCCGGCCACCCCGGTGCAGCCGTACGCGCCGCACTACCCGTACGCCTCGGCGCCGTACGCCGCATTGCAGTCGACGAGCGGGCTGGCCGTCACCTCGCTCGTGTGCGGCATCGGCGGCCTCGCCCTCATCTGGATCGTCGTCCCGCTGCTCGCCTCGATCGCCGCCGTCATCACCGGTCACATGGCACTCAGCCGCCTGAAGACGACCCCGCACATCGGAGGCCGCGGCATGGCCATCACCGGCCTGATCCTCGGCTACGTCGGCGTGGCCGGGCTCGCGTTCATCGTGATCGGCTGGCTCGTGAGCGTGCTGTTCCTCGGTGCCTTTGCCGCGACGATGCGCTGA
- the glgA gene encoding glycogen synthase, with protein sequence MRVDIVTKEYPPEIYGGAGVHVAELVGALRRSIDVRVHAFGAARDEAGTRSYLAPVELASANAALQTLGTDLLIAPDIAGADVVHSHTWYANFAGHLASQLHGIPHVVTAHSLEPLRPWKAEQLGGGYAVSSGIERLAYENAAAVIAVSAGMRADILRSYPAVDPSRVHVIHNGIDVDAWHPVDDEAFVRAQGIDPDRPCVIFVGRITRQKGLPYLLRAAALLPPEVQLVLCAGAPDTAEIMAEVQELVRGLQSTREGVVWIERMLPRDELSALLTAATAFVCPSVYEPLGIVNLEAMACGAAVVGTATGGIPEVVDDGVTGRLVPIEQMQDGTGTPLDPERFVADLAQTLAEVATDPARAAEYGRAGRERAAREFSWGTIAQATRDLYARLLPGSAAGSR encoded by the coding sequence ATGCGCGTCGACATCGTTACGAAGGAATACCCGCCGGAGATCTACGGCGGTGCCGGAGTGCATGTCGCGGAGCTCGTCGGAGCCCTGCGACGGAGCATCGATGTGCGGGTGCACGCCTTCGGCGCGGCGCGCGACGAGGCGGGCACCCGGTCGTACCTCGCGCCCGTCGAACTGGCCTCCGCGAACGCCGCTCTGCAGACCCTCGGCACCGACCTGCTCATCGCTCCGGACATCGCCGGAGCCGATGTCGTGCACAGCCACACCTGGTACGCGAACTTCGCCGGTCATCTCGCCTCGCAGCTGCACGGCATCCCGCACGTCGTGACGGCGCACAGCCTCGAGCCGCTGCGGCCGTGGAAGGCCGAGCAGCTGGGCGGCGGATACGCGGTCTCGAGCGGGATCGAGAGGCTCGCTTACGAGAACGCGGCCGCCGTGATCGCCGTCAGCGCGGGCATGCGCGCCGACATCCTGCGCAGCTACCCGGCCGTGGATCCGAGCCGCGTGCACGTGATCCACAACGGAATCGACGTCGATGCATGGCATCCCGTCGACGACGAGGCCTTCGTGCGTGCGCAGGGCATCGACCCTGACCGCCCGTGCGTGATCTTCGTCGGGCGCATCACCAGGCAGAAGGGGCTGCCGTACCTGCTGCGCGCCGCCGCACTGCTGCCGCCCGAGGTGCAGCTCGTGCTGTGCGCGGGCGCCCCCGACACGGCCGAGATCATGGCCGAGGTGCAGGAGCTGGTGCGCGGGCTGCAGAGCACGCGCGAGGGCGTCGTGTGGATCGAGCGGATGCTGCCGCGCGACGAACTGAGCGCTCTGCTCACCGCGGCGACCGCGTTCGTATGCCCGTCGGTGTACGAGCCGCTCGGCATCGTGAACCTCGAGGCGATGGCCTGCGGGGCCGCGGTCGTCGGCACCGCGACCGGCGGCATCCCGGAGGTCGTCGACGACGGCGTGACGGGCCGGCTCGTCCCCATCGAGCAGATGCAGGACGGCACGGGCACCCCGCTCGATCCCGAGCGCTTCGTGGCCGACCTCGCCCAGACCCTCGCGGAGGTCGCGACGGACCCGGCGCGCGCGGCCGAGTACGGCAGAGCGGGGCGCGAGCGGGCGGCGCGGGAGTTCAGCTGGGGGACGATCGCCCAGGCGACGCGCGACCTGTACGCTCGCCTGCTGCCCGGATCGGCGGCGGGGAGCCGATAG
- a CDS encoding SURF1 family protein has protein sequence MRQRLLRWSAYVAVAIVFAVVCVMLSNWQFSRNEGRETEIRLVEQNYDAGPVPLDELLAPGAALAEDDEWHPVALHGEYLVDDTLLARNRPHGGTSAFEVLVPFRIDDGRVFIVNRGWVPPGEGALPDLVPAPPEGIVDVVVRLRVGEPLPPSGRGAPEGQVPTINLPAVAEAIGTTGVDTGAYGELVSENPAPATRPHAFDVPSEDPGPHLSYAIQWILFAIMGFIFIGYIIRTEVVKHREEVEGRPAVPKRPRRRDSDADTEDELLDAAG, from the coding sequence ATGAGGCAGCGACTGCTGCGCTGGAGCGCCTATGTGGCGGTGGCGATCGTCTTCGCCGTCGTCTGCGTCATGCTGTCGAACTGGCAGTTCTCGCGCAACGAGGGCCGCGAGACCGAGATCCGCCTCGTCGAGCAGAATTACGATGCCGGCCCTGTGCCGCTGGACGAGCTGCTCGCCCCGGGTGCGGCGCTCGCCGAAGACGACGAATGGCATCCGGTCGCGCTGCACGGCGAGTACCTCGTGGACGACACGCTGCTTGCCCGCAACCGCCCGCACGGCGGGACGAGCGCGTTCGAGGTGCTCGTCCCGTTCCGCATCGACGACGGACGGGTATTCATCGTCAACCGCGGGTGGGTGCCCCCGGGGGAAGGCGCGTTGCCCGATCTGGTTCCCGCTCCTCCGGAGGGAATCGTCGACGTGGTCGTGCGCCTGCGCGTCGGCGAGCCGCTCCCCCCGTCCGGCCGCGGCGCGCCGGAGGGTCAGGTGCCCACGATCAATCTGCCCGCCGTGGCCGAGGCGATCGGCACAACCGGCGTCGACACCGGCGCCTACGGCGAGCTGGTGAGCGAGAATCCTGCTCCTGCCACCCGCCCGCACGCCTTCGACGTGCCTTCGGAGGATCCCGGCCCGCACCTGTCTTACGCGATCCAATGGATCCTGTTCGCCATCATGGGCTTCATCTTCATCGGATACATCATCCGCACGGAGGTCGTGAAGCACCGCGAAGAAGTGGAAGGGCGCCCCGCTGTCCCGAAGCGCCCGCGCCGTCGGGACAGCGACGCCGACACCGAGGACGAGCTGCTCGACGCAGCCGGCTGA